A stretch of the Medicago truncatula cultivar Jemalong A17 chromosome 5, MtrunA17r5.0-ANR, whole genome shotgun sequence genome encodes the following:
- the LOC11416577 gene encoding UPF0496 protein 1, with amino-acid sequence MGCQSSKGIDSNTDVPTPIQMGAHSLYAADLSSYEAACVNDPNLQSFDATIQERTNRVINSLAQGIEVRSISLESLGEVTGSLLDMNQEVVKVILECKQDIWNKKDRDLFSLVEDFFENSLQTLEFCNALEKCLKRAREKLVVVKSAMTCFDEEVQNGVEGSTYVKTLKGLKDFKETEDPFTEEFYSLFQSVYTQQSSMLKKLLIRKQNLDKKLKSHKTLKRVSSVIFVAAFVAVLIFSVVAAAISAPPVVTALAGALAVPIGSVGKWCNSLFKKYETALKGQREVISSMHVGTYIALVDMNNIRVRINQLEIKIESMVQTADFALGNEDAVKLAIDEIKKKIETFAEIIESLSVQADQCSRQTRKARTVVVQKIIKYSS; translated from the coding sequence ATGGGATGTCAGTCCAGCAAGGGGATTGATTCAAATACTGATGTCCCAACACCGATTCAAATGGGTGCGCATTCTCTTTATGCGGCCGATTTAAGCTCTTATGAAGCTGCATGTGTTAATGATCCAAACTTGCAATCCTTCGATGCTACCATTCAGGAACGCACCAACAGAGTGATCAACTCTCTTGCTCAAGGGATTGAGGTTCGCTCTATATCGCTTGAGTCGCTAGGTGAAGTTACCGGAAGTCTTCTTGACATGAACCAGGAAGTTGTCAAAGTCATTCTTGAGTGCAAGCAAGATATATGGAACAAGAAGGATCGCGACTTGTTCTCCTTGGTGGAGGATTTTTTTGAGAATAGTCTTCAGACATTGGAGTTTTGTAATGCCCTTGAGAAATGCCTGAAACGAGCGCGTGAAAAACTTGTTGTGGTTAAGTCTGCAATGACTTGTTTTGATGAAGAGGTTCAAAATGGAGTTGAAGGGTCAACTTATGTGAAGACGTTGAAAGGGCTTAAGGATTTCAAGGAAACCGAGGACCCTTTTACGGAAGAGTTTTATTCGTTGTTTCAGTCAGTTTATACTCAACAATCATCAATGCTGAAGAAATTGCTGATTAGAAAGCAAAATCTTGATAAGAAACTGAAATCTCACAAAACATTGAAGAGGGTGTCAAGTGTTATTTTCGTAGCGGCTTTTGTTGCTGTGTTGATTTTCTCAGTTGTGGCAGCAGCAATATCTGCGCCTCCTGTCGTAACGGCTTTGGCTGGTGCATTGGCTGTTCCGATAGGCTCAGTTGGAAAATGGTGCAACTCACTTTTTAAGAAATACGAGACAGCTTTAAAGGGCCAACGAGAAGTAATCAGTTCAATGCACGTTGGTACTTATATTGCACTGGTGGATATGAATAACATTCGGGTTCGTATCAATCAATTGGAAATAAAGATTGAATCCATGGTGCAAACTGCTGATTTTGCTCTTGGCAATGAGGATGCTGTAAAGCTTGCAATCGATGAGAttaagaagaaaatagaaacttTTGCGGAGATTATTGAGAGTTTGAGTGTGCAAGCTGATCAATGTAGTAGGCAGACTAGGAAAGCAAGGACAGTGGTTGTACAAAAGATAATTAAATACTCTAGTTAA